Within Vicia villosa cultivar HV-30 ecotype Madison, WI linkage group LG1, Vvil1.0, whole genome shotgun sequence, the genomic segment TTGAGACAAAAGGAACAATTCCAAAGGTCATTCCACAAGCAGCTTGAACAAACACAGAGAAAATAATCATAACAACAACAGAAACATTCAAAGATCCAACAAGTCCCAAAACCACACAAAAAACACCAGCCAACGTTTGACAAATCCACAGACACCACAACCTCCCCCTCATTCCAAATCTCTTCGCCATCAAATCAGAAATAAACCCTCCTCCAGGTCTAGAAAAAACATTAGCCAAACCAAAACTTGCAGCAATGATTCCAGCAGTTCGAAGATTAAGGTTAAACTTGTCGTAAAAATACTCAGCTATGATATTATCCACAGTCAACTCCACTCCAAAACAATATCCATAAGTCAAAGCTAAAATCCAGCCTCTATAATTCAACACACCATGGTAAAGCACTTTTGAGAATTCATCTTTCGCTTTCTCACCTGATTTTTTCAAGCCATGAAAGTTTCCGTCAGGTAAATCTTGTCCGAATATTAGTATCGAAAACGCTGTCATGGTTTGTAGAAAAGCAGGTATGAAAAAAGCTATTCTCCATGCAGTGAATTTTGTTGAACCAATGTTTTGAATGAGAGAAAACACGAGTGGCATGATGAGTTGTGTTGCGCCGCCACCGAGGTTACCCCAGCCACCGGAGAAACCGTTTGCTCTACCAACGACGGTGGTGGAGAACATGGAACTCATCCAAAACTGAGTAGAAACAAACGTGGCTAAAGAAAAGCCGGTGAAGAAACGGACGAGGAGAAAGCTTGTAGGAGAATCAATGATGGAGGTGAAGTAAACTGCTGGTGAGGTTAAGAGAATGAGAGAAGCGGAAGCAAGACGGGGACCGACTAGGTCACAAGCTGTTCCCATTGCGATTCTTGCGAAAACGGCGCCGGAGACGGAGGCTACGCCGGCATTTCCTATGTCTGTTGCTGTGAGGTTAAGGTTGTCGCGGATTATAGGGACAAGTGGTGCTGCTGCAAAGCTTGAAACGAAACATGCAAAGAATGAGAACCATGAGAGGTGGAATGCTAGCATGTGAGGTTTGGCTATTGAGTGGATTTTGAATTCTGTGGATTTGTTTTCTGAGTCTACTTGAAGGgagaatttttgttgttgttggggTTGGTTGGTTGATGGGGGTGTTGGGAGTTCTGGATTCATGATTTGTTTGTTGGATTGGAGAGAGATGTGGGAATTGTTGATTTGTGATGAGAACTTTTTGTGTGTAGTGTTTTATATCATGTTTTGTTTCCTGTTTTATGCACAAAGCCAACTACTTTGTTTGACTTTTAGCTTAAAAGTAAATGAAATTTATAGCACGTTGATTTGATGGTTAAAAAAGTTAAATTTGATgataggtgaattcttatctattcAACATAAAAAGTTGGGTAGAGTTACATTTAGTataaaatgcattgaaaacaataaaaagtgtatcatttaataaatacttaaagataataaaattaaatggtaTCATATGATTAGTTGAAGGTATACTACCCAACTTTTttagatgggtagagaagttgtcccctttatAATATATTGTTGTAATAGGAGTATGTCTTAAACTTTAAGtgagaaaagagagagaaaatatgTTAAGTATTTTTGATTTTGCTGACCGAGTCTGTGATGGAAGTTTGGTGACGGAGATCGGCCGCCTAGCAGCAGGCGATCGGGTGATAATGTCAGTCCGCACAAGTTTTGGACTTATTTGCATATTTGCTCGATCGCTAATGGATCATCTCTTTGATCTGTTTAGGTTTTGACAATTATAAATATAGTTCTCTATCATTTCTTTGGATTTTCTTCTAACCCATGcaattatttattcaataaatataaACGCGTCAGTATATTTGTCCTTTACAAAACTTTTATATTGTTCCATGTAGATTGTCACTTCAAATTCTATATAAGAAAATTGTTTTGACATCTATCTCTTGCAACTCAAGATTATATTGATTTACACTCTTATAGAACAATATTTTACCACATTTGAAAAGATTTCATTGTAATAGTTTCCCTCCACTTGAGTAAACCCTTTTGCTATAAGACTTTTCTTAAACATTGGTTCTTCAATTCTAAAAATACATTTCTTCTTATTGAAGATCCACTTGCATCCAACAATCTTTTATCTCTTAGGTAGTCTCACAAGCTCTAAAATATGGTTCTTCATCAATGAATTcatatcatcattcacaacctttAACAATATTTTACTATCTTTATTTTTGAATGCTTCCTTGAAGttctttgattttgaatttttgagcCCTTCATCCACAATCAAAGCATAACAAATAATATTAGCATAATCATATCTTTGAGGTGATATCATCTCCCTCATTATCCTATCACGAGCCAACTAATAGCATTGAGCCATTGTAGGTTTTTCCTTTCTAGAGCTAGAAGTGAGAGCCACAACTTTCTCCTTAGTCTCACAAGTAGGAACATCCACCTCAAATTGTGTCTTCCAATTCCAATTTCACTTCATCCTTATACAAGTCTCATAAATAATAATATCCCTGCTTATGATAAACCTTGATCTTTTaggttccatcttccataactTGCATCCTTTCACACCTTCAGAATAATCAATGAAGACACAATTTGTAGCCTAGCATGAATCTTGGCATGCTCAATATGCACAAACTCTAAAGTTCTCAAAACATTTAAATTGGAGTAGAATGTCAATTTTCCATTCCAAACCTCCATATGTATCTTGAAGTTTATTAGGTGGATagacatatgttgatcaagtAGGCTATAGTAGCAACAACGTTACATAGAAACTCTTGTATAACTCATCTCCTAACAACATGCATCTCAATCATTTTAAAATGGACTTATTCATGTGCTCACTTAGGCCATTTAGTTTTCGTGTGTCAGCTAGTGTGTCAGCTACAGTTGCATGCTTCTTTGTAAAATTCTTTAAATATCTCTTAAGTAAACTCTAAACAGTTGTCAATTCTTAACATTTTCAATTTAGTTCTTATAAAAACATGTCAttccttaaattttttaaaagtttcacaattatattttaaaatatgaacctAAACTCTTCTAGAAAAACCATCAAtgggaaataaatataaatcgcCACCGTGTGTACATTGTGGGGCCCCTAAATATTTGAGTATTCAAACTTAAATAGTATTCTATTAAATAGTATTCTAAAATTATGCATATCACTCTTAAACTTTACCCTATGTTGTTTGCTTAACTATAGTATGCAATAATGACAaaattttaatttgtcactaCCTAGAAAAAATGTCTTAGCTAGAAAAAACATCTTAATACCTTCAAGTCTTTACCACTATCATTAACTTTCAAATCTTTCTTCTTGATTAACTCGTTGATTCTTATTGTCAATTGGACCTTCTTGAAGGTGAAAGTGACTTAATTCTCATAAATAACTAAATCCTTGAAATTCTCAAAGAATCTAAGTATTGAATTCAACATGTGTAGAtatttatcttcatcgtcaagTTTTGCTTCAACATTTTGCAAGTCATCAATAATTTTCATAAATTCCATCATTTGCTCTACAAAGATTTGTTTTACATCATCTGAAATAAGTATAGTTGTTATTTCAAACATAAATTATGAGTTAGGGACTTGATGTTTTACAATGATTCGAGCATGAATCACATATCTTATGTGGTATTCTCTCTAGTGTTTTTGTATACTTTTGTTAAACTTTTTGGCATCATATTCACAATCTCGGTTTTCTTCGCTTATGTTAAACTTTTCGGCATCATTACCTCGTCTTTTAGTGTTTTTGCATACTTttgttaaattaatattttttgcatatTCGTTTTTATTGATCCAAAATTATTGCAACATagtaacaaatataaaaaaaacatattttgtcCCCAAAAAGATACTATGGAGAGTGAATTATAGAATTTTAAGAAGTTCATCAATTCTAAAATTTTAGGCGAATTTGACAATTTTATGATACTTgttcaatttttattattgtttttttactAGTAAGATGCTTAACTTAGAAATATATCTCTCACGATATCTTATATTCTCTTTcccaaatttgaatttaaaaaataatatcataTTTAGAAAACTCCCTTTTAAGATTCCTCAATAAAGGTTCTCACTGTAATTTATGAAATCTAAAATAACATGAAACACACCttaaaataactttttattaTTAAGAAATTTCAGTTGGAGATGTCTAAGTGCCGATTTCTATGAAGATAAGATACAAGAATATTCTTTAGAGGAATATAATAAAGAGTGATGGAACTATGAAGATAGCTAAGTAAAAGATATAAAATcactttgtattttttttttcttgtttgtaTGAGTGAGACTTGGAGAATAGTGTGTCAAATAGATGACTTTTCATTGGTGAGAAAGGTACATTTGGAAGGTAAAACACTCTTCTTCACGTAGCCTCATTCTTTTAACTTTGTTTTTTTATGCCGATTGAATATGAATGGTGTTAAATATGAAATCCAAAAAGATAGGGACTTAATTGTTGGAGTGAAGCAAATGTTCAACTCTTTGATTTTTGACTTGTAGTTGTGGAGCTATTGATTGATTAACAATCaacatgcattcatgacataGATCAAGTTTATGAAGAAATTGTCTCAAACAAGTTGAGTGCTATGCATTGACTTTTGTGAATTGTACTTCTACATAGGGGAAAATATAAATGGTTGATTAACTAGAAGTAATATGGCAAGACAATTTAAAGGAAGAAATAATTACATTTAGGGTGAAGACTTTTGAACATTTAATAGGACAAGGTAAATAGGGATGACAACGAGTTGGgtcgggtcgggtgcgggtttcacactatccaaacccACATCCGAAATCGGCATTCGAACCCAAATTCAAATgttgttcgggtggcaaaataacactcacgcccacacctgtttgggtttgggttttttcacccaaactcgAACCCAcaccaaaatacataaaatacatttttcctacaattttccataatattatatatatatatatatatatatatatatatatatatatataaggagggttatatttactccaagagtaagtgtttaacacttactccaaatcataatcattattatcattaatccaacggctttaattaaagttttatataaaaaaatatttccaaaaataattagattaaatgatcaattaaaactgagcaagaaattcatgaTGCCTTGAAAAATATGAGTGACATAAGTGCACCTGGTGTAAATTGGTATGAATCAAAATTCTTCAAGTCTATTTGGTCTATTATTAAAAAGGATATAATAGTTATTGTTCAGGACTTCTTTGACGAGGGAAGATTATATAAAGCATTGAATAACACTATTGTAACAATCATCCCTAAAACGGCCTCAGCTTGTATGGTGAGGGGTTTCATACCTATTTCTTGTTGCACTACTGTATACAAGATAATATCTAAAATAATGGCCAAAAGACTTAGAAAAATCTTGGGGGAGAATTTTCCATATGAGCCTGGATGCTTTTGTTCCAGAGCAGCACATACATGTTCATATTTTGCTTGCTTCAGAGCTAATTAGGGGCTATCGTACTAAAGGTGGTGCTCCTAGATGTATGATCCATATGGACTTGCAAAAAGCTTATGATAGCGTGGAATTGCAAGTTGTGGAAGACATTATATCTGAGCTAAGCTTTCCAAACAAAGTCATGAGTAGGACTATGAATGTGATCAAGATTGTGTCATACATATACAAGGTCAATAACTCTATTACTACCAATTTGTAGGCTAAAAGGGTTTAAGACAAGGTGACCCCTTGTCTCCCCTTCTGTTTGTCCTTGTTATGGAGTATTTATATATAGTGCttcataaattaaataagaatCATAACTTTAATTTTCACTCTAAATGTGAGAAACTCAATATAATTAATCTAAGTTTTGCTGATGACTCGCTTCTCTTTGCTATAAGGGATATAGGGTTTGTTAAACTTATTATGCATGCTTTTAATTCTTTCTCTGAATCCACGAGTTTAACTGTGAACCCTACTAAATGCAAGATTTACTTTGGCAACGTAGAGGATAATGTTAAGCAGAAAATTTTGAATGCTACTTGCTTTGTGGAGGGGCATTTGCCTTTTAGGTACCTTGGGATTCCTCTAACAAGTAAGAAGTTGTCTATTAGTAACTGTATTGGTATATTggatagaattgtcaatagaatTAGGCAATGGAGCTCTAAATGGTTGAGCTTTGTTGGAAGAACTTAACTAATCAAGAGTGTTTTATTTTCCATCGGCAACTTCTGGATGCAATGCTTACCAATTCCCAAACAATTCATCAAGAGAGTAGAGGTTGCGTGTAGGTCCTTTTTATGATCAGGCACATATGCTATAACTAGAAAGTCACCTGTGGCTTTGAAGAATATTTGTGCTCCAAAAAACAAAGGTTATCTCTCTATGATTGGAACAGAGCTTGTTTAGCTAAAAACCTTTAGAATCTGACTGGTAAGGCTGATAGCCTCTGGATTCTATGTGTTCGTAGTTATTACTCCGAAGATCATGACACCATGGAGACTCTTATCAAGAAATCTAGCTCTTGGATCATGAAGAGTGTCTTGAAAGTTTGAGATGTAGTGAAGGATCTTCAGGAATGGGATAATATGATGAATAAAGAGAAACTCCATACCCGAAACATTTATTTTGCTCTAATGAATGATGATCAGTTTGTTCCTTGAAAAAAATCATGTTTGGGAAGATTGCTAGACCTAGATCTATTCACACTCTTTTGATGGCTTGTCACTAGAGCATAACAATAAAGGAGATGTTACAGAGATTTTGCCTACTCAACAATGCTACATGTTGCTTCTGTAATGAGATTGACACACAAGAACATTTGTTTCTTGAGTGTCCTAGTGTTAAGCCCATTTGAAAGTAAGTGATGTGTTGGATTGATGTGAATCATAACCCAAGTGGGTGGAATACATAAATCAATTGGATCATTCATATATGCGGTAAGAAAGGTTGGAAAAGGAAAGTCCTGTAGTGCACCTTCACATACACCATTTATGAATGCTGGAAATATAAGAATCAGATTTACTTTGGTGACAAGATTAATCCAAATGTAATTGTTCATATGATTATTGATGCGGTGGTGTATAGGTGTTGGGCAAAACCCAAAATTAGGCAGCATATAGGTAGCTTATTAATACCATCAAGGTCGTCTCAACTTTTTCGAAGGACCTGTGTAGATTAGTCGTTGTTTAATCATGGAAAAAAATAGAGGCCTTATCCATAGTTAAACTAATATAAACattttatgaggccctatttaaCCACATGTTAAGTGTGAAAATTTTGAAGCCCTGTACGGTAACCCGttttgcacgccctcaaagacggctctaaataccataatttgttttgtttaaagtttcttgattttttttgttgttgttggatCGTTTGATCACTTAAGCTATAATGTGTTCTTTAAATCTTTCAATAAagttattttcatatatatatatatatatatatatatatatatatatatatatatatatatatatatatatatatatatatatatatatatatatatatatatatatatattctggaCTGGTCCAAGATTCGGCCCaatctactttcggcccacttaaCGTTGGAGGCCCAAACCATCCCTGGACCCATAAAGAGCAAACAGTGCTCGTCTATCCTGTGCCCGGCATAAGTGCTCCCCGCGAGCTATCCTATGCCCGGCATAAGTGCTCCCCGCGAGCATCCCCACCTAACGAGGACTTACCTCCTCACCTAGACCCAAGTATGCCAAGCGTGCTCCCCGCAAGCACCTTCTCCGCCGAGGACCTTTCTCCTCGTAGGGTTCCTTCACATCCAACGCCCCGAATATtacggagtccacgtggtccctaaaagatcgcgtctcccttgaacttcggagtggttgaccAGGACGGAGAACACGCACGcatctccgatatttccgcctaggaacctggcagtctcctaattgggcctgggaatccagcccagtagcgagatcatggcccagcgctgggggctataaataccctctttcactagagggtcaggtattcattctcATCTAACCTTTAGTTCGTACTTGCACTCCGATTGCTCGTCTTCTTACtttagcatcggagtaccttgcaggtacacccacCCTCATTTCTCAAAGATCCAgttccgagcaggccttgacgatccgtctgatcaggtacgatatatatatatatatatatatatatatatatataacatatcatatgagaatgttttttttatagatgagaatgtgagaatgaatatgaaccattgaattttaaaataaatcgtAGAGATTATGTGTAAAtccttttttctctctcctccattattaaaataaatgatgtaggagagagaaaaaaaagattcacacataatctccaccatttattttaaaatttaatggttcaaatttattctcatattctcatatagaTATGACATTCTATTACTAGTATATATTAAAAATACCCTTTTGTCCATTAGAAAGTTATTGAGAAACATTCAACATATCTTATCAATcaagtttattaattatttaaaagcaAATGTCACTTAAGTTAAACAAATACGtttcttttaataatttatttattttcttaaccGTTGCTATATTGCATTGCTTACGTCTGTTCTTCAGAATCTGGGAATCGCTTTTGT encodes:
- the LOC131609612 gene encoding high affinity nitrate transporter 2.5; the protein is MNPELPTPPSTNQPQQQQKFSLQVDSENKSTEFKIHSIAKPHMLAFHLSWFSFFACFVSSFAAAPLVPIIRDNLNLTATDIGNAGVASVSGAVFARIAMGTACDLVGPRLASASLILLTSPAVYFTSIIDSPTSFLLVRFFTGFSLATFVSTQFWMSSMFSTTVVGRANGFSGGWGNLGGGATQLIMPLVFSLIQNIGSTKFTAWRIAFFIPAFLQTMTAFSILIFGQDLPDGNFHGLKKSGEKAKDEFSKVLYHGVLNYRGWILALTYGYCFGVELTVDNIIAEYFYDKFNLNLRTAGIIAASFGLANVFSRPGGGFISDLMAKRFGMRGRLWCLWICQTLAGVFCVVLGLVGSLNVSVVVMIIFSVFVQAACGMTFGIVPFVSRRSLGVISGMTGGGGNVGAVITQLVFFKGSRFSKERGITLMGAMIIICTLPLFLIYFPQWGGMLFGPSSSKNVSEEDYYLSEWNSKEREKGSHHGSLKFADNSRSERGRKFNISTRPSEDVTPPQQHV